One window from the genome of Nitrospinota bacterium encodes:
- a CDS encoding helix-turn-helix transcriptional regulator, which yields MKGATKRVIGKTLRRMRDTKGMTLKKVEEQTGIGVSHLSQIENDLRNINVAKLEKLAACYECEVADFFPRRVRARKASTKSKPLTKAQEEVLRAMADKEVARHLLEQARMRSLLKRSGARRRSPS from the coding sequence ATGAAGGGGGCAACAAAAAGAGTCATCGGAAAGACTCTCCGCCGTATGCGTGACACCAAGGGGATGACCCTAAAGAAGGTCGAGGAGCAAACGGGGATCGGGGTCTCGCATCTCTCGCAGATTGAGAACGACCTTAGAAACATCAACGTCGCCAAGCTGGAAAAGCTGGCCGCCTGCTACGAGTGCGAAGTGGCCGACTTTTTCCCGCGCCGCGTGCGGGCTCGGAAGGCCTCAACTAAGAGCAAGCCCCTGACAAAAGCCCAGGAGGAGGTGTTGCGGGCTATGGCGGATAAGGAGGTGGCCCGCCACCTCCTAGAGCAGGCCCGCATGCGCAGCCTCCTCAAACGCTCTGGAGCCCGACGTCGGTCTCCGTCGTAA
- a CDS encoding helix-turn-helix transcriptional regulator: MIGYILRAYKDEHGLTVRQFAGLLDEHYSTISLWMNGKREPNMQQIRKIREVTEVPYEQLLGETTRSRPI; the protein is encoded by the coding sequence ATGATTGGATACATTCTTCGCGCCTACAAAGACGAGCATGGGTTGACCGTCCGCCAATTCGCCGGGCTGTTGGATGAGCACTACTCCACAATCAGCCTTTGGATGAACGGTAAACGGGAACCCAACATGCAGCAAATCCGAAAGATTCGGGAGGTCACCGAGGTGCCTTACGAGCAGCTCCTCGGTGAGACCACTCGCTCCCGTCCCATTTAA